The following proteins come from a genomic window of Miscanthus floridulus cultivar M001 chromosome 2, ASM1932011v1, whole genome shotgun sequence:
- the LOC136539818 gene encoding dolabradiene monooxygenase-like — MEDSNVMVFAVGVAMLLLVVSKLGSLLVTKNKKSKLNLPPGPWTLPLIGSVHHLVSNPVIHRGLRDLSRKHGSLMMLRLGEVPTLVVSSAEAAETVTKMHDIAFADRYVNATLAVLTFNGTDFAFGAYGERWRQLRKICVLELLSAARVRSFQRVREEEVVRFLGSLAASASVGAAVDLTKMISRLINDTFVMECIGSRYEHRDEYLDALATGVQQTSVLTMADLFPSSRLMQMLGTAPRKALACRNRITRILDEIIREKREAMAMDRGDKAEAHDGLLSVLLKLQKEDTLPIPLTNDTIVALMFDLFGAGSDTSSTTLNWCMTQLVRHPVAMSRAQAEVREAFKGKSALTEDDLAAAELDYLKLVVKETLRLHCPVPLLIPRRCRETVQVMGYDVPKGTAVFVNVWAVCRDPKYWDATAEEFRPERFEEKTKSSGVDFKGTNYEFLPFGSGRRMCPGVNLGLANIELALASLLYHFDWKLPRGMEPKDVDDGEAAGLILKKKTGLVLHPIIRFAPASA; from the exons ATGGAGGACAGCAATGTTATGGTCTTCGCGGTGGGCGTGGCCATGCTGCTCCTTGTCGTCTCCAAGCTCGGATCTCTGCTCGTCACcaagaacaagaagtcgaagctCAACCTCCCCCCGGGGCCATGGACGCTACCGTTGATCGGCAGCGTCCACCACCTGGTGAGCAACCCAGTGATCCACCGGGGGCTCCGCGACCTCTCACGCAAGCACGGGTCACTGATGATGCTCCGGCTGGGCGAGGTGCCCACACTGGTGGTGTCGTCGGCAGAGGCGGCGGAGACGGTGACGAAGATGCACGACATCGCGTTCGCCGACCGCTACGTGAACGCCACCCTGGCGGTGCTCACCTTCAACGGCACGGACTTCGCGTTCGGGGCATACGGCGAGCGGTGGCGCCAGCTCCGCAAGATCTGCGTGCTGGAGCTGCTGAGCGCCGCGCGCGTGCGGTCGTTCCAGCGCGTCCGCGAGGAGGAGGTGGTACGGTTCCTGGGGAGCCTCGCTGCGTCCGCGTCCGTCGGCGCCGCAGTGGACCTGACCAAGATGATCTCCAGGCTCATCAACGACACCTTCGTGATGGAGTGCATCGGCAGCCGGTACGAGCACCGGGACGAGTACCTGGACGCCCTGGCCACCGGGGTCCAGCAGACGTCAGTGCTCACCATGGCCGACCTCTTCCCGTCGTCGAGGTTGATGCAGATGCTCGGCACGGCTCCGCGCAAGGCGCTCGCCTGCCGCAACAGGATCACGCGCATCCTGGACGAGATCATCCGCGAAAAGAGGGAGGCCATGGCCATGGACCGCGGCGACAAGGCGGAGGCGCACGATGGCTTGCTCAGCGTCCTGCTCAAGCTCCAGAAAGAGGACACCTTGCCCATCCCGCTCACCAACGACACCATCGTCGCGCTCATGTTT GATTTGTTTGGCGCGGGCAGCGACACCTCGTCCACGACGCTCAACTGGTGCATGACGCAGCTGGTCCGGCACCCGGTGGCGATGAGCAGAGCCCAAGCCGAGGTCCGGGAGGCCTTCAAGGGGAAGAGCGCACTCACCGAGGACGACCTCGCCGCGGCGGAGCTGGACTACCTCAAGCTCGTGGTCAAGGAGACTCTGAGGTTGCACTGCCCGGTGCCGCTCCTGATCCCGCGCCGGTGCCGCGAGACGGTCCAGGTGATGGGCTACGACGTCCCCAAGGGCACGGCCGTGTTCGTCAACGTGTGGGCGGTCTGCAGGGACCCCAAGTACTGGGACGCAACCGCCGAGGAGTTCAGGCCCGAGCGGTTCGAGGAGAAGACGAAGAGCAGTGGCGTCGATTTCAAAGGGACAAACTACGAGTTCCTTCCGTTCGGGTCCGGCCGCCGTATGTGCCCAGGCGTCAACCTCGGGCTCGCCAACATCGAGCTCGCGCTGGCCAGCCTTCTCTACCACTTCGACTGGAAACTGCCCCGCGGAATGGAGCCCAAGGACGTCGATGATGGGGAGGCTGCAGGACTGATCCTAAAGAAGAAAACGGGACTCGTCTTGCACCCGATCATCCGCTTTGCACCAGCTAGCGCGTAA